One stretch of Lysobacter sp. TY2-98 DNA includes these proteins:
- a CDS encoding EamA family transporter: protein MDKWVTYAVISMIFAGFTSVIAKMGLAGISGELGLAVRTMFVAVFVIGFAALFVAPAELKSLAPHNLFWLGVSGVTTSLSWIFYYKALKQGEVSTIALIDKASFIVAVLLAWLILKEQITPRVILGCVLVGSGLLVVAYRPAT, encoded by the coding sequence ATGGACAAGTGGGTTACATACGCCGTCATCTCCATGATCTTCGCTGGCTTCACTTCCGTGATCGCCAAGATGGGCCTTGCCGGAATTTCGGGCGAACTTGGGCTCGCTGTTCGAACCATGTTCGTCGCGGTATTCGTCATCGGTTTCGCGGCGCTGTTCGTCGCGCCTGCGGAGCTGAAGTCTCTGGCTCCGCACAATCTCTTCTGGCTTGGTGTTTCCGGCGTCACCACGTCTTTGTCGTGGATCTTCTACTACAAGGCCCTAAAGCAAGGCGAGGTCTCAACCATCGCGCTTATTGATAAAGCGAGCTTCATCGTCGCGGTTCTGCTGGCCTGGCTCATACTCAAGGAACAGATCACACCGCGCGTTATTCTTGGCTGCGTACTAGTGGGTTCCGGGTTGCTCGTCGTCGCATATCGGCCGGCAACCTAA